Proteins co-encoded in one Arachis hypogaea cultivar Tifrunner chromosome 11, arahy.Tifrunner.gnm2.J5K5, whole genome shotgun sequence genomic window:
- the LOC112722004 gene encoding uncharacterized protein produces MGGSGGSGGGGGGGVAVGKEDVIAKLKDDGDFDRLRLKIIRKLKDNEELRQHIASIVKQSAALNGAGAENKKPRQLSDAIYLEVGDKVMSQISDSLWQIIRSNDGMKTEIAETVQSVYDKLVNPKGEEEVTVSNSKAVPTQRQQGETGSVTEKIDDMLHENEPEEPPGFTLHNNVNNNKQDHDQGKPQSHGQGSSAEQPEVSHVSLDPPGESDDNNNAPPGFLSSDEQNHLSDCSDEDPDVPPGFG; encoded by the exons ATGGGCGGCAGTGGCGGtagtggcggtggtggtggtggaggagtaGCTGTTGGCAAAGAAGATGTAATAGCGAAACTCAAGGACGACGGCGACTTTGACAGGCTCCGTTTGAAGATCATTCGTAAGCTCAAGGACAAT GAAGAGCTGCGACAACATATTGCCTCAATTGTGAAGCAATCAGCGGCTCTTAATGGTGCCGGAGCTGAGAATAAGAAACCTAGACAACTTTCTGATGCCATATATCTTGAAGTTGG TGACAAAGTAATGAGTCAGATATCTGATAGCTTGTGGCAAATAATTAGATCAAATGATGGTATGAAAACTGAAATTGCGGAGACAGTGCAATCTGTGTATGACAAGCTGGTGAATCCAAAGGGGGAAGAGGAGGTTACGGTTTCAAATTCCAAGGCAGTGCCAACTCAGAGACAACAAGGTGAAACAGGTTCAGTTACCGAGAAGATTGATGATATGTTGCACGAGAATGAGCCTGAAGAGCCACCAGGATTCACCTTACATAATAATGTGAATAACAATAAGCAAGACCATGATCAAGGGAAGCCACAATCTCATGGGCAAGGATCTTCTGCAGAGCAGCCCGAAGTTTCCCATGTATCACTGGATCCACCCGGTGAAAGCGATGATAATAACAATGCGCCTCCTGGTTTTTTGAGTTCTGACGAGCAAAATCATCTGTCTGATTGTAGTGATGAAGATCCTGATGTGCCTCCTGGTTTTGGTTGA